In the Corythoichthys intestinalis isolate RoL2023-P3 chromosome 12, ASM3026506v1, whole genome shotgun sequence genome, one interval contains:
- the LOC130927224 gene encoding trace amine-associated receptor 13c-like isoform X1 translates to MDTEDKSDLCFPHLGNISCSKPTSYLSQSFLFIVLLPTTCIFTVLLNLLVVISISHFRQLHTPTNLLLLSLAVSDVLLGLVGMPVVITMSISCWFLGEIACTLLSYLIFICQSASVGNMVLISADRFVAICDPLHYTAKVTVRKIQLFICLCWSAAVIHCGILLKEELAHPEIGNACLGECVCHIDFIGGILDIIVNFLLPLGIIVILYTRVFVVAVSQARAVRSHNKCVKLQHSAPFRAKKSELKAAKTLGIVVLVFLMCFCPYNIVSLMAYHENVMNYVTYLYSLNSCVNPLIYAVFYPCFRRAFKHIVTLRVLKPGSCDTNIL, encoded by the exons ATGGACACTGAGGACAAATCAGATCTCTGCTTCCCACATTTAGGCAACATCTCCTGCAGCAAGCCAACGTCTTATTTGTCTCAGAGTTTTCTTTTCATAGTCCTCCTACCCACCACATGCATCTTCACTGTACTGCTCAACCTGCTCGTCGTCATCTCAATCTCCCACTTCAG GCAGCTCCACACTCCAAccaacctcctcctcctctcccTCGCCGTCTCTGATGTCCTGTTGGGCTTGGTGGGGATGCCAGTTGTGATCACCATGAGCATATCCTGCTGGTTTCTTGGTGAGATTGCATGTACTCTGTTGAGTTACCTGATTTTCATTTGTCAGTCTGCCTCAGTAGGAAACATGGTGCTGATATCAGCCGACCGTTTTGTGGCTATTTGTGATCCTCTGCATTATACTGCCAAAGTCACCGTgagaaaaattcaactttttattTGTCTCTGTTGGTCGGCTGCTGTTATCCATTGTGGGATTCTTTTGAAGGAAGAATTGGCTCATCCTGAAATCGGTAACGCTTGCCTTGGAGAGTGTGTTTGCCATATTGACTTTATCGGGGGCATTCTGGACATTATCGTGAACTTCCTCCTTCCTCTCGGCATCATTGTCATTCTATACACAAGAGTGTTTGTGGTTGCAGTGTCTCAGGCGAGAGCCGTGCGCTCTCACAATAAATGTGTTAAATTACAACATTCTGCCCCTTTCAGAGCAAAGAAATCTGAGCTGAAGGCCGCCAAGACTCTGGGTATTGTCGTCCTGGTCTTTCTGATGTGTTTCTGTCCGTACAATATTGTCAGTCTGATGGCTTATCATGAGAACGTGATGAATTATGTTACTTATTTGTATAGTTTGAACTCGTGTGTGAACCCGTTGATATATGCCGTGTTCTACCCTTGTTTTAGAAGAGCTTTTAAGCACATTGTCACTTTGCGCGTACTGAAGCCTGGCTCCTGTGATACCAACATACTGTAA
- the LOC130927224 gene encoding trace amine-associated receptor 13c-like isoform X2: MDTEDKSDLCFPHLGNISCSKPTSYLSQSFLFIVLLPTTCIFTVLLNLLVVISISHFRQLHTPTNLLLLSLAVSDVLLGLVGMPVVITMSISCWFLGRIGSS, encoded by the exons ATGGACACTGAGGACAAATCAGATCTCTGCTTCCCACATTTAGGCAACATCTCCTGCAGCAAGCCAACGTCTTATTTGTCTCAGAGTTTTCTTTTCATAGTCCTCCTACCCACCACATGCATCTTCACTGTACTGCTCAACCTGCTCGTCGTCATCTCAATCTCCCACTTCAG GCAGCTCCACACTCCAAccaacctcctcctcctctcccTCGCCGTCTCTGATGTCCTGTTGGGCTTGGTGGGGATGCCAGTTGTGATCACCATGAGCATATCCTGCTGGTTTCTTG GAAGAATTGGCTCATCCTGA